Proteins co-encoded in one Cricetulus griseus strain 17A/GY chromosome 10, alternate assembly CriGri-PICRH-1.0, whole genome shotgun sequence genomic window:
- the LOC100763306 gene encoding LOW QUALITY PROTEIN: speckle-type POZ protein-like isoform X2 (The sequence of the model RefSeq protein was modified relative to this genomic sequence to represent the inferred CDS: deleted 2 bases in 1 codon) — protein sequence MSGELAMDTSGYKQVNIKKYCHKWSMSNFRFYLEQTQITNLKSPTFSSGANDTHEWCLTVHLNGVDEESKDYLSVNVGLLSCPKSPVFTKFQLWIINTEGEKSQEMKSSKFFRFLQNQHWGFKRFILRDFLLSQEPWLRPDGKLTLLCKLSVVEDSSSEGTRARIQVPRCKMADELGELWENSLFTDCCVVVAGQEFQAHKAILAARSPVFRAMFEHDMKERRTNRVEIRDLEPQVFKAMMGFIYTGKAPDLHSMADAVLAAADKYGLERLKIMCEDALCRDLSVENAAHTLILADLHSAGHLKTHALDFITAHASKVSETSSWKAMVGSYPHLVAEAFSSLAFAQLFAGAPIQTPEAIIGSSQLGTTELFQKQQPALVPRTPG from the exons ATGTCAGGGGAATTGGCAATGGATACCTCAGGCTACAAACAGGTCAACATCAAGAAATACTGCCACAAGTGGAGTATGAGCAACTTCCGTTTTTACTTGGAGCAAACGCAGATCACAAACCTTAAAAGTCCCACTTTCTCATCAGGCGCCAATGACACACATGAATGGTGTTTGACAGTACACCTGAACGGGGTCGATGAAGAAAGCAAAGATTACTTGTCAGTTAACGTAGGGTTGCTCAGCTGTCCAAAGAGCCCAGTTTTTACAAAGTTCCAGCTATGGATCATcaatacagaaggagagaaatCCCAAGAAATGAAGAGCTCAAAATTCTTCAGGTTTCTGCAAAACCAACACTGGGGATTCAAAAGGTTCATCCTGCGAGATTTCCTCTTGTCCCAGGAGCCTTGGCTTCGCCCAGACGGCAAACTCACCCTCCTCTGCAAGTTGTCTGTGGTCGAAGACTCCTCTTCTGAAGGCACAAGGGCCCGGATCCAGGTTCCAAGGTGCAAGATGGCAGATGAGCTGGGAGAGCTGTGGGAGAATTCCCTCTTCACAGACTGCTGTGTGGTGGTAGCTGGCCAGGAATTCCAGGCTCACAAGGCCATCTTAGCAGCTCGCTCTCCAGTCTTCAGAGCCATGTTTGAACATGACATGAAAGAGAGAAGAACCAACCGCGTTGAGATCCGTGATCTGGAGCCGCAAGTCTTCAAGGCAATGATGGGCTTCATTTACACTGGGAAGGCTCCAGACCTCCACAGCATGGCAGACGCTGTGCTGGCAGCTGCTGACAAGTATGGCCTGGAGCGTTTGAAGATCATGTGTGAGGATGCCCTCTGCAGGGACCTCTCGGTGGAGAATGCTGCCCACACTCTCATTCTGGCTGACCTCCACAGTGCAGGGCATCTGAAAACCCATGCACTGGATTTCATTACAGCTCATGCTTCTAAGGTCTCTGAGACCTCAAGCTGGAAGGCGATGGTGGGCTCATATCCCCACTTGGTGGCTGAAGCATTCAGCTCCCTGGCTTTTGCT CAGCTCTTTGCTGGAGCCCCCATCCAAACGCCGGAGGCAATCATAGGATCCTCTCAGCTGGGAACTACAGAATTATTCCAGAAGCAGCAGCCAGCATTGGTACCAAGGACACCTGGTTGA